A region from the Malus domestica chromosome 07, GDT2T_hap1 genome encodes:
- the LOC103437100 gene encoding WD-40 repeat-containing protein MSI1-like produces MGKDDEEMRGEIEERLINEEYKIWKKNTPFLYDLVITHALEWPSLTVEWLPDREEPPGKDYSVQKMILGTHTSENEPNYLMLAQVQLPLEDAENDARHYDDDRAEVGGFGCANGKVQIIQQINHDGEVNRARYMPQNPFIIATKTVNAEVFVFDYSKHPSKPPIDGACSPDLRLRGHSTEGYGLSWSKFKQGHLLSGSDDAQICLWDINATAKNKTLEAMQIFKVHEGVVEDVAWHLRHENLFGSVGDDQYLLVWDLRTPSVTKPVQSVVAHQSEVNCLAFNPFNEWVVATGSTDKTVKLFDLRKINTALHTFDCHKEEVFQVGWNPKNETILASCCLGRRLMVWDLSRIDEEQTPDDAEDGPPELLFIHGGHTSKISDFSWNPCEDWVISSVAEDNILQIWQMAENIYHDEDDLPEEPAKP; encoded by the exons ATGGGCAAAGACGACGAAGAAATGAGGGGAGAGATAGAGGAGCGGTTGATAAACGAGGAGTACAAGATATGGAAGAAGAACACTCCGTTTTTGTACGATCTGGTCATAACCCATGCCCTAGAATGGCCATCGCTTACTGTGGAGTGGCTTCCCGACCGAGAGGAGCCTCCGGGGAAGGACTATTCGGTGCAGAAGATGATTTTGGGGACCCACACCTCCGAGAACGAGCCGAATTACCTTATGCTCGCTCAGGTTCAGCTGCCGTTGGAGGACGCCGAGAACGATGCGCGGCATTATGATGATGATCGAGCTGAGGTTGGGGGTTTCGGTTGCGCCAATGGAAAG GTGCAAATAATCCAGCAAATAAATCATGATGGAGAGGTTAATCGGGCTCGTTATATGCCTCAGAATCCATTTATTATTGCCACAAAGACTGTCAATGCTGAAGTTTTTGTGTTCGATTATAGCAAACATCCATCTAAGCCTCCCATAGATGGTGCATGCAGTCCTGATTTGAGGCTGAGGGGCCACAGCACTGAAGGATATGGTTTATCGTGGAGTAAGTTTAAGCAGGGTCATTTACTCAGTGGTTCTGATGATGCTCAGATATGCCTGTGGGACATTAATGCGACTGCTAAGAACAAAACCCTTGAAGCTATGCAGATATTTAAG GTTCATGAAGGTGTAGTAGAAGATGTAGCATGGCATTTGAGGCATGAAAACTTATTTGGTTCTGTTGGCGATGATCAATACCTTCTTGTATGGGATCTCCGGACTCCATCAGTTACCAAGCCTGTTCAATCTGTAGTTGCTCATCAAAGTGAG GTTAACTGTTTGGCTTTCAATCCCTTCAATGAATGGGTTGTTGCAACTGGATCTACTGACAAAACTGTTAAGTTGTTTGATCTACGCAAAATCAATACTGCACTCCACACCTTTGATTGTCATAA GGAGGAGGTTTTCCAAGTTGGTTGGAATCCAAAGAATGAAACTATCTTAGCTTCTTGTTGTCTTGGTAGGAGACTCATGGTGTGGGATCTTAGCAG AATCGATGAAGAGCAGACACCAGATGATGCAGAAGACGGCCCTCCAGAGTTGCTTTTTATTCATGGGGGTCACACCAGCAAAATATCTGATTTTTCGTGGAACCCCTGTGAAGATTGGGTTATTTCTAGCGTCGCTGAAGATAACATACTCCAAATATGGCAGATGGCAGAGAACATTTACCATGACGAAGATGATTTACCTGAAGAACCGGCAAAGCCCTAG